TGGGACGGCAATGCAGCCGGACGTTTATTCATCAATCAGATCGTTCTTGCCATCATCGTTTCCATCATTGTTTTGGTGCTTCGGTGGCTCACCAATGAATTTTTTGCAGCAAGCACATTCGCCGGCTTCATCCCCCTGATTGCAGGGGTGGTGATTTTCATCTATCTCTCAGTCAACCAAAAACTTTTGCCTGCTATTGCACTTCTACAAACAGGCAATCCGGTTGAAAACATTCAGAAAGGCCAAAAGATTATTGATGCCACATGGTGGTGGATGCTTTTGCTGTTAATCGTCAACACGATTATTTTGACCTTCGGAATTATTCTCAATGGTGTTGGCCTGCTCGTTGCAAGTCCCGTTGTGATCTGTATCTCGCTGGCTGCTTATCGTCAGCTATTTGGCACTGATGATCAAACTGGTTTTCTCAACAGTTAAAAAGAGCTCAGAGCAACAAACGCTGCGACACCCAGCACTGCCAGCAGCAGCTGAGCAAGGCGACTGATCACAAGCCCTGCCACAACAGCCAGACCCACCACCGATCCCTGACGCAACGCTTCAAGCCACCCCAGATTCCGGGGTGGCTTTGTTGTGACCCAGGTTTCCACCAACGTTGCGCCCAGCCAGGGACCGAACAAGGCCCCCAGCAGTGGCCCACCGAACGGCAGAGCCGGCAGCAAACCCAGCACTCCCACAAGCAAACCCACACCGGCTCCCGCCGCAGACCAGCGACTGGCCTTCAGACGTGCAGATGCCAATCCAAGAGCAAGGAGATCAGCGATGAGACCCAAGCCGAACAACACCAGCGCCAGAACAAACTCAGGCCAGGCCTGAGCCCAACCCACAGCCGCCATCCAGACAAGGGATCCCACCGGCAACCAAATCAAGCCTGGAAGCAGGGGCAAAAACGAACCTGGAATCGACAGAAGCTGAACCAGCAGGGCAATCCACCAAACCCCATCACTCGTCCAAGCCCAGGTCATGCTTCAGAACTCGGCTCTGGGGGTCGGCGGCGGGCAATGCGCAACTTTGCGCTGCGACTGCGCGGATTGAGCTGCTGCTCTGACTCGTCTGCTCTCAATGGCTTCCGAGTGACGCGTTGCAGGCGATCGTCACTGAGAAAGGCCGTCTTCACACGCCGGTCCTCAAGGGAATGGAAACTGATGATTGCCAGCAGGCCATCAGGCTGGAGCCAGTCGGGGGCTTGTTGCAACAAGCGGTCCAGCACCGCCAGCTCATCATTGACCGCAACCCGCAGGGCCTGAAACGTGCGTGTGGCGGGATGAATCCGACCACGGCGGGCCTTGGGTGGATAACAGCCAGCCACCGCATAGGCCAGTGCCGCCGTGCCGGCATAGGCACCGCTGGCGTCCAGATCAGCCTTGATCCTGCGGGCAATCCTCCTCGACAAGCGCTCCTCTCCATAGGCGTAGATCAAATCCGCCAGATCTGATTCGTCCAGCCTTGCAATCAGTTCAGCCGCGGTTTCCCCTCCCCCAACTTGATCCATCCGCATATCGAGAGGACCATCCAGCCGAAAGCTGAATCCCCGCTGCGCCACATCCAGCTGAGGGCTGCTCACCCCAAGGTCGGCCAGGACCAATGCAACCGGGTGGGGAGGGGTGTAATCAGCGAAATTGGTCGCCACGATCGTGACGCGATCCCCATGGTGCTGAAGCCGCTCGGCAGCCGCCAAACGGGCAGTTTCATCGTGATCGAGCCCCAGCAGACGCAGCTGTGGATAGCGATCCAGCAACAAACCGCTGTGGCCACCACCACCCAACGTCGCATCAATGAACACGCCTGATTGGCACTGTTCACTGAGCTCTGCGGCCAGCGTTTGCATCAACGGTTCGGCCAGAACCGGCACATGCATGAAGCCCTGGGCGGGGCTGGATGGCAGATCGGGCATGGGTCCTTCCTAAGATCCAACGCACTTGCTCTGCCACGGCCCCATGACGCAGATGGAAACGCGCACGGAGCCGATGGTGGTCAACTTCGGCCCCCACCACCCCTCAATGCACGGGGTGTTGCGCCTTGTGGTGACTCTCGATGGAGAGGATGTCCTCGATTGCGAGCCGGTAATCGGCTACCTCCATCGCGGCATGGAGAAGATCGCCGAAAACCGAACGAACGTGATGTTCGTGCCCTACGTGAGCCGGATGGATTATGCGGCGGGCATGTTTTACGAAGCGATCGTCGTGAACGCCCCTGAAAGGCTCGCGAATATTCCTGTTCCGAAGCGGGCCAGTTACATCCGAGTGCTGATGCTGGAACTGAACCGCATCGCCAATCATCTGCTCTGGCTGGGTCCCTTCCTTGCTGATGTCGGCGCCCAGACGCCGTTTTTCTACATTTTCCGAGAGCGGGAGATGATCTACGACCTCTGGGAGGCGGCCACCGGTCAACGCCTGATCAACAACAACTACTTCCGCATCGGTGGTGTGGCAGCCGACCTGCCTTGGGGCTGGCTGGAAAAATGTCGCGACTTCTGTGACTGGTTCGGCCCCAAGATCGATGAATACGAAAAGCTGATCACCAACAATCCGATCTTCCGCCGGCGCATTGAGGGGCTAGGCGTGATCGGCAGGGAAGAAGCCATCAACTGGAGCCTTTCCGGCCCGATGCTGAGGGCCTCCGGAGTGCCGTGGGACCTGCGCAAGGTTGACCATTACGAGTGCTACGACGACTTCGACTGGGATGTGGTCTGGGAGAAAGAGGGCGACTGCTTCGCCCGTTACAGGGTTCGTGTCGAAGAAATGCGCCAATCCCTCAAGATTCTTCGCCAGGCCTGCGACATGATTCCTGGTGGTCCGACGGAAAACCTGGAGGCCAAACGCATGGCCGAGGGCAAAGACAGCGATTTTGCCGGCTTTGACTACCAGTACGTGGCCAAAAAGGTGGCACCCACCTTCAAGATCCCCAATGGCGAGCTCTACACCCGACTGGAGTCTGGGAAGGGCGAGATTGGCGTGTTCATTCAGGGCAACAACGACGTCACACCCTGGCGCTTCAAGATTCGTGCCGCAGACAGCAACAATCTGCAGATCCTTCCTCACATCCTGAAGGGACACAAGGTTGCCGACATCATGGCGATCCTTGGCTCCATCG
This genomic window from Synechococcus sp. MIT S9220 contains:
- a CDS encoding DUF456 domain-containing protein; the encoded protein is MTWAWTSDGVWWIALLVQLLSIPGSFLPLLPGLIWLPVGSLVWMAAVGWAQAWPEFVLALVLFGLGLIADLLALGLASARLKASRWSAAGAGVGLLVGVLGLLPALPFGGPLLGALFGPWLGATLVETWVTTKPPRNLGWLEALRQGSVVGLAVVAGLVISRLAQLLLAVLGVAAFVALSSF
- the rsmH gene encoding 16S rRNA (cytosine(1402)-N(4))-methyltransferase RsmH; amino-acid sequence: MPDLPSSPAQGFMHVPVLAEPLMQTLAAELSEQCQSGVFIDATLGGGGHSGLLLDRYPQLRLLGLDHDETARLAAAERLQHHGDRVTIVATNFADYTPPHPVALVLADLGVSSPQLDVAQRGFSFRLDGPLDMRMDQVGGGETAAELIARLDESDLADLIYAYGEERLSRRIARRIKADLDASGAYAGTAALAYAVAGCYPPKARRGRIHPATRTFQALRVAVNDELAVLDRLLQQAPDWLQPDGLLAIISFHSLEDRRVKTAFLSDDRLQRVTRKPLRADESEQQLNPRSRSAKLRIARRRPPEPSSEA
- a CDS encoding NAD(P)H-quinone oxidoreductase subunit H, whose protein sequence is MTQMETRTEPMVVNFGPHHPSMHGVLRLVVTLDGEDVLDCEPVIGYLHRGMEKIAENRTNVMFVPYVSRMDYAAGMFYEAIVVNAPERLANIPVPKRASYIRVLMLELNRIANHLLWLGPFLADVGAQTPFFYIFREREMIYDLWEAATGQRLINNNYFRIGGVAADLPWGWLEKCRDFCDWFGPKIDEYEKLITNNPIFRRRIEGLGVIGREEAINWSLSGPMLRASGVPWDLRKVDHYECYDDFDWDVVWEKEGDCFARYRVRVEEMRQSLKILRQACDMIPGGPTENLEAKRMAEGKDSDFAGFDYQYVAKKVAPTFKIPNGELYTRLESGKGEIGVFIQGNNDVTPWRFKIRAADSNNLQILPHILKGHKVADIMAILGSIDVIMGSVDR